The Amycolatopsis sp. QT-25 genomic sequence GCGGCCGTCCCGCGCACCAGCCGGAGATCATCGTGTTGATCGCTTCCCGGTTGGTCATCCTCGCGGCGGCCGTGCGGAATCCGTCGGCGAGGCCGAGTTCCGGTCTGCCGATGATCTCGGCGAGCGCGCGCCAATGCCGGTTGATCGCGACGGCGAGGTACAGATGGCCGTCCGCGCATGCGTAGACGTTGGCGGGTACGACGAAATCGGTCTCGTTGCCCACCCTCGGCGGCGGAGCGCCCGTCGCGGCGAGCGTCGGTAAGCCACTGCTGCTGGCGAGCAGGCAGTCCACCATGGACACGTCGACGTGCTGCCCTTCGCCGGTCCGGTTCCGGTGCGTCAGCGCGGCGAGCGCGCCGATCGCCGCGTGCAGGCCTGCCAGCTCGTCGGCGAGGAACGTCGGAGCACGCACCGGCGGCCCCTCGGGCAAGCCGTTGAGCGACATCCATCCGGCAGCGGCCTGGATCGCGGGATCGTAGGCGGGCAGATGGGCTTTCGGGCCGTACTGCCCGAAACCGGACACCGACACGAACACGACGTCCTCGCGTGCCGCCCGGCAGGCCTCGTACCCGGCGCCCCAGCCGTCCAGCGTGCCGGGTTTGTAGTTCTCGACCACGATGTCCGCGTGCGCCACCAGCGCCAGGAAGCGCGTGCGGTCGGTGTCGTCACGCAGGTCCAGCCCGGCACTGCGTTTGTTGCGGTGCACGGTTTCCCGGAACCACGACAGCCCGGTGCCGGGGATGTTCGGCGGCACCTCGCCGTCGTGGCCGTCGGCGAGCTCGACGCGGACCACGTCGGCCCCCATGTCGGCCAGCACGCAGGTGGCGAGCGGACCGGACCAGACCTTGGTCACGTCCAGCACGCGCACGCCCTCCAGCGGGCCGGCCGAACCCGTCCGCGCCCGGCGGAAGAACTCCTCTTCGCGCATGGTCAAAGCCTTTCCAGCAATGAGGCGGTGCCGAGCGAACCGCCACAGCACATGGTGATCAGCGCGGTCGAGGTGCCGGTGCGCTCGAGTTCGTGCAGCGCCGTCACGAGCAGCCGGGTCCCGGTCGCGCCCAGCGGATGGCCGAGTGCGATGGCACCGCCGTTGACGTTGACGCGGTCGATGTCCGCGCCGTGCGCCTTGGCCCAGTTCAGCACCACCCCGGCGAAGGCCTCGTTCACCTCGCAGATGTCCACATCGGACAGTTGGCGGCCGGTCCGGCGCAGCACCCGTTCGGTGGCGACCACGGGCCCGTCGAGCAGGTAGTAGGGGTCGGCGCCGGTGACGACCTGGCCGACCAGCCGCGCGCGTGGCGTCAGGCCGAGCGCGCGGGCCTTCCCGTACGACATCCAGAGAACGGCGGCGGCCCCGTCGGAGATCTGCGACGTCGAACCGGCGGTGTGCACCGCGCCCTCGACGTTCGGCCGCAACGCGGCGAGCCCCTCGCGGGTGGTTTCGCGGAGGCCCTCGTCGCGGGTGACCGTGCCGACCGGGGAGACTTCGCGGTCGAACCGGCCCTCCTGCCACGCGCGGGCCGCGCGCTGCTGGGAAAGCAGGCCGTAGTCGTCGGCGTCCGCACGGCCGATGCCTTCGCGCGCGGCGATCCGCTCGGCGCCGCCGAATTGGGCCTTCGGCGGGTCGTCCCACGGATAGTCGCGCGTCTTGTAGTGCCCGGGGCCCTGGTAGAGGTTCGTCCCGATCGGCACCCTGCTCATCGACTCGACGCCGCAGGCGATCCCGGTGTCGATCGCGTCCGCGGCGATCAACGCGGAGATCAGGTGGTTCGCCTGCTGCGCCGATCCACAGGAGACGTCCACTGTGGAGCATCCCACGGCCGGATCGTGGCCGGAGTTCAGCCAGGCGTTGCGGGTGACGTTGAGGCTCTGCTCACCGGACTGGGTCACGCAGCCGCCGATGATCTGGTCGACGTCGCCGGGCTCGATACCGGCGCGGGCGATGACCTCCAGCTGGACGTGCCGCATCAGTTCGACGGCCTTCAGCTCGGCGAGCACCCCACCGCGTTTGCCGAGCGGGGTGCGGACGGCGGAGACGATGACCGGGGTCCGGTCGTTCAGCGCGGCCACGGGCGGGTACCTGCCTCTCCGCCGGACGGGGTGCCCGGCTTCCCCATCGTGGTGCGGCGCCCGGCGGGCGAACGTCTCACGGATTGCGGAGCCGACCAGCGGTTCTCCGTAGTTGCGGGAATGGCTCGCGTGCCCCCTCACGATCATCGACGCTGGTTATGGTGCGTACATGCGGCTGGACGACAGCGAAGAGCAGGCGGCATTCCGGGCGGGCCTCGAAACCTGGCTCGCCGAACAGTTACCCGACGCCACGCCGAGCGCGCCTCGTGCTTGGTCCGCCGACGAACTGCGCGCCTGGAGCAAGGCACTGCACGCGGCCGGATACGCCGGTCTGACCTGGCCCGCCGAGCACGGCGGGCGCGGGCTTTCCCCTGCCTACCAAGCGATCTACGCCGAAGAGAGCGCGCTGGCCGAGGCGCCGGACCACGCCGGGGTGATCGGGCTCGGCATGGTCGGCCCCGCGATCGTCCACTATGGAACGGACGCGCAGAAGGCCACCCATCTTCCCCGTATCCTTTCCGGGGAGACGATCTTCTGCCAGGGCTTCTCCGAACCGGACGCCGGCTCGGACCTCGCCTCGGCGCGCACCCGTGCCCGCCGCGTCGACGGCGGTTACGTCGTCGACGGCGAAAAGGTCTGGTCCTCCTACGCCCATTTGGCCGACCACTGCCTGCTGCTCGCCCGCACCGACCCGGACGCGGCCAAACACCGCGGCCTGACCTGTTTCCTGCTCGACATGCGCGCCCCCGGGGTCGAGGTGCGGCCGCTGCGGCAGTTGTCCGGCGACACCGATTTCAACCAGATCCTGTTGTCCGGCGTCGAGATCCCCGAGGACCGCGTGCTCGGTGAACCGGGACAGGGCTGGCGGGTCGCGTTGACCACCCTCGCGCACGAGCGCGGCACGTTCGGCATCACGCTCACCGCGCGGCTGGCCGTCCAGCTCGACAGGCTGGTCAAGACCGCCAAGGTGTGCGGAGGCGACACCGACCCGCGGGTCCGCGCCGAAATCGCCGAGCTCCACGTCGAGCTGCAGGGCCTGCGCTTCACCGGATACCGCGCGCTGGCCGCGATGGAACGGACCGGTGAACCCGGACCGGAAAGCTCGATCCTGAAGCTGCGCTGGTCGCGGGCGAACCAGCGGGTGAGCGCGCTCGCGCTCCGGCTGCTCGGCGCGGGCGCGGCGGCCGACGGGACCGATGCCTTCTGGGGCGGCTACTGGCAGCATCAGCGGTTGCGCAGCCGGGCCAACAGCATCGAGGGCGGGACGTCGGAGATCCTGCGCGGCATCGTCGCGGAGCGGGTCCTCGGCCTGCCGAAATCACGATAGGGACGGTTGGCGGAGCTGAAGATGGACCAGAGCAGTGCCCGAACACGCGGACCCGCCCGGCCGAAGGCCCCGCTGTCGCGGTGGCAGGGCGCACTACCGACCGTCGTGAGGCGGAAGACCGACCCGCGGCCTGCCGACGCCGATCGCGGACGCGGGTTCACCAAGGCAGTGAGGGAGCATCGATGGACTTCGCGCTGACCGAGGACCAGACCGGACTCAAGGCCGCCGCCCGCACCTACCTCGAGGACACCTACGGCCTCGATCGGATCGCGGCGCTGGCCGACGACGGCGAGCAGGACCTCGCCGCCTGGCCCGAGCTGGTCCGGCAAGGCTGGCTGGACACGGACCTCGGCCTGGCGGAGTTCGTCCTGCTGGCCGAGGAGGGCGGCCGGGCGCTGCATCCGGTGCCCTGGTTCGCCACGGCCGGGCTCGCCCTGCCCGTGTACCGGGCCGCGGGCGTCGTACCGCCCGGCCCGGCCACCCTGGCCGACGGCGGCGACACCTGCCGCGCGGTACGTCGCGACGACGGCTGGCGGCTGGACGGCGCGGTACAGACCGTCCTGCACGCCGACGTCGCCACGGAACTCCTGGTCGCCGCCCGCACCCCGGCCGGGGTGGCGTTGTTCGGTGTCGACCCGGCCGCCGCTTCGCTGTCCGCGCGCGACGGCGTCGACCCGCTCCGGGCGACGTCCGACGTCGCGCTGGCCGGCGCCGAGGGACGGTTGCTGATCGGGCCCCCCGGCGCCGCGTCACTGCTCTCCGCGCTCCGCGACCGGGCGACGACCCTGCTCGCGGGGGAGGCCATCGGCGTCGCGGACCGGGCGCTGGCGATCGCCGTCGAGCACGCGAAAGCGCGGACCCAGTTCGACCGGCCCATCGGTTCCTTCCAGGCGGTGAGCCAGCAGCTCGCCGATGGCTACGCCGAGGTCGAACTCGCGCGTTCGCTGGCCTACCGCGCCGCGGCGGGCGAGGCCCGCTCCGCGGAAGCGGTCGCGTGCGCCGCGCACGCCGCGAGCCGCGCGGCGATCACCGTCTGCGAGACGGCGATCCAGGTCTGCGGCGGGATGGGCGTCACCTGGGAATTCCCGCTGCACCGCTGGTTCCGGCGCGCGTTGTGGCTGGAGGCGGAACTCGCCTCGTCGAGACCGTTGGCAGCGATCGCGCATTCACTGTTCGGGGAGCACTCATGAGCCTGCAACTGCACTGGTTCCTGCCGTCACACGGCGACGGGCGGGAGGTCGCCAAGACCGCCGACGGGGTCGCGGCACCCGGCGCCCGCCGCGAACCGGACATCGAGTACCTGACCCAGGTCGCGCTCGCCGCCGACCGTTTCGGGTTCACCGGGATGCTGACGCCGTTCGGGTTGTTCTGCGAGGACCCGTGGGTGGTGGCGTCGGCGCTGGTGGGCGTGACACGCTCGGTGAAGTTCATGATCGCCATGCGACCGGGCTTCGTCTCGCCGCTGCTCGCCGCGCAGACCGCGGCGACGTTCCAGCGCGTCTCCGATTCGCGGCTGCTGCTCAACATCGTGACCGGCGGCGACCCCGACGAGCAACGCCGCTACGGCGACTGGCTCGACCACGACCAGCGGTACGCGCGCACCGGCGAGTTCATGGACGTCTTCCGCCAGGCTTGGCCGGGTTCGCGGTTCGACTTCACCGGCACGCATTACACATTGAAGGCCGGCCTGGTCGCCCGGCCGCACGCGGTGCGGCCCACCTTGTTCCTGGGTGGCTCTTCGTCGGCCGCGCTGGAAGTCGCGGCCGCGCAGGCGGACGTGTTGCTGATGTGGGGCGAAACGCCCGCGGCGATGGCCTCGCACCTCGAACGGTCCCGTGCGCGAGCGGAGGCGTTGGGCCGTTCGCTGCGCTTCGGGACGCGGTTCCACGTGATCAGCCGGGACACCTCCGCCGAAGCGTGGAAGGTGGCCGACCAGCTGCTCGCCGGAATGGACCCGGCCCGGATCCGGCAGGCACAGGAACGGTTCGCCGCCACCGAATCCGAAGGCCAGCGGCGGATGGCGGCGTTGCACTCCGGCACCACCGACTCGCTGGAGATCCACCCCAACGTCTGGGCGGGCTACGGCCTGGTGCGTCCCGGCGTCGGCACGGCCTTGGTGGGCAGCCACGAGGAAGTGGCCGAACGGATCGAGGAATACCACGCCCTCGGGCTCGACCACCTGATCCTTTCCGCGCAGCCGCATCTCGAAGAGGCCTATACCTTCGGCGAAGGCGTCATGCCGATTTTGCGGAAACGCGGCCTGCTCACGGACCCGCTCTGACCCGAAAC encodes the following:
- a CDS encoding acyl-CoA dehydrogenase family protein, whose amino-acid sequence is MRLDDSEEQAAFRAGLETWLAEQLPDATPSAPRAWSADELRAWSKALHAAGYAGLTWPAEHGGRGLSPAYQAIYAEESALAEAPDHAGVIGLGMVGPAIVHYGTDAQKATHLPRILSGETIFCQGFSEPDAGSDLASARTRARRVDGGYVVDGEKVWSSYAHLADHCLLLARTDPDAAKHRGLTCFLLDMRAPGVEVRPLRQLSGDTDFNQILLSGVEIPEDRVLGEPGQGWRVALTTLAHERGTFGITLTARLAVQLDRLVKTAKVCGGDTDPRVRAEIAELHVELQGLRFTGYRALAAMERTGEPGPESSILKLRWSRANQRVSALALRLLGAGAAADGTDAFWGGYWQHQRLRSRANSIEGGTSEILRGIVAERVLGLPKSR
- a CDS encoding steroid 3-ketoacyl-CoA thiolase, which gives rise to MAALNDRTPVIVSAVRTPLGKRGGVLAELKAVELMRHVQLEVIARAGIEPGDVDQIIGGCVTQSGEQSLNVTRNAWLNSGHDPAVGCSTVDVSCGSAQQANHLISALIAADAIDTGIACGVESMSRVPIGTNLYQGPGHYKTRDYPWDDPPKAQFGGAERIAAREGIGRADADDYGLLSQQRAARAWQEGRFDREVSPVGTVTRDEGLRETTREGLAALRPNVEGAVHTAGSTSQISDGAAAVLWMSYGKARALGLTPRARLVGQVVTGADPYYLLDGPVVATERVLRRTGRQLSDVDICEVNEAFAGVVLNWAKAHGADIDRVNVNGGAIALGHPLGATGTRLLVTALHELERTGTSTALITMCCGGSLGTASLLERL
- a CDS encoding acyl-CoA dehydrogenase family protein produces the protein MDFALTEDQTGLKAAARTYLEDTYGLDRIAALADDGEQDLAAWPELVRQGWLDTDLGLAEFVLLAEEGGRALHPVPWFATAGLALPVYRAAGVVPPGPATLADGGDTCRAVRRDDGWRLDGAVQTVLHADVATELLVAARTPAGVALFGVDPAAASLSARDGVDPLRATSDVALAGAEGRLLIGPPGAASLLSALRDRATTLLAGEAIGVADRALAIAVEHAKARTQFDRPIGSFQAVSQQLADGYAEVELARSLAYRAAAGEARSAEAVACAAHAASRAAITVCETAIQVCGGMGVTWEFPLHRWFRRALWLEAELASSRPLAAIAHSLFGEHS
- a CDS encoding LLM class flavin-dependent oxidoreductase, with the protein product MSLQLHWFLPSHGDGREVAKTADGVAAPGARREPDIEYLTQVALAADRFGFTGMLTPFGLFCEDPWVVASALVGVTRSVKFMIAMRPGFVSPLLAAQTAATFQRVSDSRLLLNIVTGGDPDEQRRYGDWLDHDQRYARTGEFMDVFRQAWPGSRFDFTGTHYTLKAGLVARPHAVRPTLFLGGSSSAALEVAAAQADVLLMWGETPAAMASHLERSRARAEALGRSLRFGTRFHVISRDTSAEAWKVADQLLAGMDPARIRQAQERFAATESEGQRRMAALHSGTTDSLEIHPNVWAGYGLVRPGVGTALVGSHEEVAERIEEYHALGLDHLILSAQPHLEEAYTFGEGVMPILRKRGLLTDPL
- a CDS encoding CoA transferase, giving the protein MREEEFFRRARTGSAGPLEGVRVLDVTKVWSGPLATCVLADMGADVVRVELADGHDGEVPPNIPGTGLSWFRETVHRNKRSAGLDLRDDTDRTRFLALVAHADIVVENYKPGTLDGWGAGYEACRAAREDVVFVSVSGFGQYGPKAHLPAYDPAIQAAAGWMSLNGLPEGPPVRAPTFLADELAGLHAAIGALAALTHRNRTGEGQHVDVSMVDCLLASSSGLPTLAATGAPPPRVGNETDFVVPANVYACADGHLYLAVAINRHWRALAEIIGRPELGLADGFRTAAARMTNREAINTMISGWCAGRPLAEALDVLNGRGLVAAPVRTLTEAVADEHVRARAMLQETVLSNGTTAPIVGPAVKFSRTPTKVRHGAPRPGADTAEVLAELAANDEKNSLRRAS